One Formosa agariphila KMM 3901 genomic window, TCATCGTATTACACGAGCTTGGTCACTTTATTCCGGCGAAATTATTTAAAACACGAGTAGAAAAATTCTATTTATTTTTCGATGTAAAATTTTCTCTTTTCAAAAAGAAAATTGGCGATACCGTGTATGGTATTGGTTGGTTACCTTTAGGTGGTTACGTGAAAATATCGGGAATGATAGATGAAAGTATGGACAAGGAGCAAATGGCCTTACCACCACAACCTTGGGAGTTTAGATCGAAGCCGGCTTGGCAACGATTAATTATTATGCTTGGTGGTGTAACCGTAAATTTTGTACTAGCTGCAATTATTTATATGGTTATGGCTTTTGTGTATGGTGAAACAGATATTGCTACAGAAAGTATTAAGGACGGATATTTAGTAACAAACCCAATTCTTGAGAATATGGGTGCACAGACAGGAGATAATGTAATAGCTATAAATGGTGAGCCTGTAACAGGGTATAATGCTATGCGCCCTAAATTAATAGAAGCGAAAACGATTACTATTGATCGTAATGGTGAAGAAAAGACACTTACTACGCCAGTAGATTTTTTAGGACAGTTAAGTACTGGAGAAGATAGAACTTTATTTCAATTGCGTACACCTTTTGTTGTAGCTCAAGTTATAGACTCTTCTGCAAACAAAAATGTTGATTTAAAACAAGGAGATATTATTACAGCTGTGAATAATACTAAGCTGAAGTATTTTGATGAATTTGGGCCTTTTTTAGAAACGCTTAAAGGGCAAACAGTACAAGTTGATATATTAAGAGATTTTGAACCTATAACAAGAGAACTTAAGGTTGATGAAGATGGGAAGTTTGGTATTTATCCGTTTTCAGGAGCAAATGCTAAAACATACGAAAAGCTAGGGTATTACAATGTGATAACTAAAACGTACGGATTTGGGGAGAGTATTGGAGTAGGTGCAACACGTTTTAAAGAACAAATTGTAGGCTATTGGGCCCAGTTAGGAATGATTTTTAATCCAGACACAGGTGCGTATAAAGGAGTAGGTGGTTTTAAAGCTATTTTCGATGTATTTCCTAGTACATGGAGTTGGGAAGCATTCTGGGGAATTACGGCATTTTTATCGATTATGTTAGGTGTGCTTAACTTATTACCAATTCCGGCATT contains:
- the rseP gene encoding RIP metalloprotease RseP, giving the protein MEFIIKISQFLLSLSLLIVLHELGHFIPAKLFKTRVEKFYLFFDVKFSLFKKKIGDTVYGIGWLPLGGYVKISGMIDESMDKEQMALPPQPWEFRSKPAWQRLIIMLGGVTVNFVLAAIIYMVMAFVYGETDIATESIKDGYLVTNPILENMGAQTGDNVIAINGEPVTGYNAMRPKLIEAKTITIDRNGEEKTLTTPVDFLGQLSTGEDRTLFQLRTPFVVAQVIDSSANKNVDLKQGDIITAVNNTKLKYFDEFGPFLETLKGQTVQVDILRDFEPITRELKVDEDGKFGIYPFSGANAKTYEKLGYYNVITKTYGFGESIGVGATRFKEQIVGYWAQLGMIFNPDTGAYKGVGGFKAIFDVFPSTWSWEAFWGITAFLSIMLGVLNLLPIPALDGGHVMFLLYEMISGRKPSDKFLEYAQMVGFFILIALVLFANGNDVFKALFK